DNA from Lentilitoribacter sp. Alg239-R112:
TTGTAATGCAGCCGCGGCACGTTCTTCTTCCGGTAATGGCAGCATCGCCGCCTTGCAACGGTCCAGTGCCCAACGCAAGTTAACAGCGGTTGGGCGCGTTTTATGAAAGTAGGACCACGCAGTTTCGATATGACTATTTGATGAGTTTAGCTTCATGGCACATGCCATTGCATAGGCGGCTGTCGCACCAATCAGAGGCGCTCCACGAACACGCATTTCAACGATGGCAGTTGCAAACTCCTCTATAGTTTGAAGGGTATCTATTCTAAATTCATGCGGCAGCCAGCGCTGGTCAATGATCTCCAGAACATCTTTTTCGGCATTCCACCAAAGCGATCGATAATGCTTGCCGTCTACTTTCATATGTAATCTCCTTCGTTGAACCGCTTTGCCATAGAAGTGAGCGAGGCAACGTCTTTGATAGTCTCAAAATTTAAAATGAGTTCGACACCCATTGCGATATTTCGTGCTTCGAGTGATGCTCTTAGGGACGTATCTTCTATCATCTCAAAGTCTGCATTATGAGCCAGAGATAAAACCCGCCTGTGCATCTCAATGCCACAAAATGAAACGGCATCTCGCATGATGTGATCAAGCACATCGTTACATGCAGCTTCCGACGAATGCCCTTGATCCTCGAAGAGAGATTTAGGATAGAGCATTCCGGTTCGTTCTGTTTTCCATAGATGTTTGAACTCGGCATTAAAATGCTCAAATATTTCCGTAATTGTCGTCAGAATCCAAGTTTGATATTCTGCTAAATCTGCCTCATCGCGATGACCGGGCTGACTAAAATAAGCCATCAGAAAATTGGCTGTCAGCATACCAATATCAAAACCCATTGGGCCATATTGAACAAACTCAGGATCAATAACACGGCTATCATCATCTGTTGACATAATAGATCCGGAGTGAAGGTCGCCATGCAGCATCGTTTCCGTATTGGACGCAAACTTCATCAACATTGCCTGAACACGCGATTTGAGTGCAATATTGTCACGAAGTTTTTTAATAAACCCATCCAGTTCCGGCGTATTTTGGTTCATCTCTGCATCAAAATATGGGTCAGTAAAAACCAAAGCTTCTGTAATGGCGGGGATTTTTACGTTCCCTGCGAAAACACCCACATCAGCTTTCTTATCAATGCTCTTCATCGAAAGTTCCGAGCCGCGAAATGCTGTTTGAGCGCAAAATCTACCCATTGTTTCCGATAGGTTCGCAACTCTTTGACCAGCAATCAACTTTCCTCTTAAAATAATATGCGGCTGAAGGAATTCCATAACAATTAGTGCTTGTTCGCGATTGAAGTAAAAAATCTCTGGTACGGACCCAGGTGCACGTTCTTCCTGTCGCAACAAAGCCTCATGCTCATAATAGGCGCGGTACAGTGGCAGTGGCCAACTGTCCCCCACCAGTCGAACATAGGGAAGTGCCTGTTTAACAATAACAGTACCGCCAGAACCTTCGACTATAAATACAAGATTGAGATTGCCATCACCAACTTCTTTGACGTGCCAATTTTCTACATCAGCCCCTATCCGAGTGACGATCTCCTCGAGAACTCCAAGTCTTGATGGAATAGTGTCAACCGATAGCTCTTCATAATTTTTTGCCATATCCATCTTACCTCCATATCTCTAGAGACATTAAATATAGTCAATTGTCAAGACTATTGACATAAGAAGAAATTCACGTCACGATAGATGAACAAACTCCAACCTGGAGTGTTTGGGAGAGATAATGTCGTCAGCAGTTTTATCAGTGGAAGGTGCGCGCAAGAGCTTCGGAATGAATGAAGTTCTTAAAGGCATTGATCTATCGTTAACGACCGGGACGGTCACTGTATTAATGGGTGCAAACGGCGCTGGTAAATCTACTTTGGTAAAAATAATATGTGGCATTCATTCTTTCGATGCCGGATCAATGAAGCTTGATGGTGTTGACTATGTGCCAGCAGGGGCGGCAGATGCGCTTCTTAAAGGTGTTATTGCCGTTCATCAAAACATTGA
Protein-coding regions in this window:
- the mtnK gene encoding S-methyl-5-thioribose kinase, which encodes MDMAKNYEELSVDTIPSRLGVLEEIVTRIGADVENWHVKEVGDGNLNLVFIVEGSGGTVIVKQALPYVRLVGDSWPLPLYRAYYEHEALLRQEERAPGSVPEIFYFNREQALIVMEFLQPHIILRGKLIAGQRVANLSETMGRFCAQTAFRGSELSMKSIDKKADVGVFAGNVKIPAITEALVFTDPYFDAEMNQNTPELDGFIKKLRDNIALKSRVQAMLMKFASNTETMLHGDLHSGSIMSTDDDSRVIDPEFVQYGPMGFDIGMLTANFLMAYFSQPGHRDEADLAEYQTWILTTITEIFEHFNAEFKHLWKTERTGMLYPKSLFEDQGHSSEAACNDVLDHIMRDAVSFCGIEMHRRVLSLAHNADFEMIEDTSLRASLEARNIAMGVELILNFETIKDVASLTSMAKRFNEGDYI